One part of the Anaeromyxobacter sp. Fw109-5 genome encodes these proteins:
- a CDS encoding Flp family type IVb pilin, with product MVRSDFRSSLRPLWEDETAPAAAEYAILLAAVAVVIFAAVVSLGTAVNGLFEEVVARWP from the coding sequence TTGGTCCGCAGCGACTTCCGAAGCTCACTCAGGCCGCTGTGGGAGGACGAGACGGCGCCCGCGGCGGCCGAGTACGCGATCCTGCTGGCCGCGGTCGCCGTCGTGATCTTCGCGGCCGTGGTCAGCCTGGGAACGGCGGTGAACGGCCTGTTCGAGGAGGTCGTCGCGCGATGGCCGTGA
- a CDS encoding TadG family pilus assembly protein, with the protein MPARGKRRERGAVAVIVAIVLLVLGGFMALSLNVGHLLSVRGELQNASDAGALGGAWDLDCTVDGIAKARVAALDYATRHSTDYQPLLPSDTMVETGYWSVDKERFWPISDPGSNPELVSLTNAVRVRSTRVDANAAPVFFPVFLGGNNTANVGAGAIAVRGGPCTEECALPIAFAKCQILDGAGFKCGEDHRIFFHSDPADNIAFTVLNQYEDVNTETIGLMLDGFMSDPPTCGAPAVADPSNFIEVANGANLNPNIDKFQALAGKGPYPVAILDLACSESPASAFKDPVTGKCIKYRGTDTSAKMVKTGALIGFASVMIKFAGTIAQYRLLNDGMAPPESDCYPESTKLMIINVECGEPSTATAGCQCFGLLPPPRLVH; encoded by the coding sequence ATGCCCGCGCGCGGAAAGAGAAGGGAGCGGGGCGCGGTCGCCGTCATCGTGGCGATCGTACTGCTCGTGCTCGGCGGCTTCATGGCGTTGTCCCTCAACGTCGGGCACCTGCTGTCCGTCCGTGGCGAGCTGCAGAACGCGAGCGACGCGGGCGCGCTCGGCGGCGCGTGGGATCTGGACTGCACGGTCGATGGGATCGCGAAGGCGCGCGTCGCGGCGCTCGACTACGCCACGCGCCACTCGACGGACTATCAGCCGCTGTTGCCGAGCGACACGATGGTCGAGACCGGCTACTGGAGCGTCGACAAGGAGCGGTTCTGGCCGATCTCCGACCCGGGCTCGAATCCGGAGCTCGTGTCGCTCACGAACGCGGTCCGCGTTCGGTCGACGAGGGTCGACGCCAACGCGGCGCCGGTGTTCTTCCCCGTCTTCCTCGGTGGCAACAACACGGCGAACGTCGGCGCAGGGGCCATCGCGGTCCGCGGCGGTCCGTGCACCGAGGAGTGCGCCCTGCCGATCGCGTTCGCAAAGTGTCAGATCCTCGACGGGGCCGGGTTCAAGTGTGGCGAGGACCACAGGATCTTCTTCCACAGCGATCCGGCCGACAACATCGCGTTCACCGTGCTCAATCAGTACGAGGACGTGAACACCGAAACGATCGGTCTGATGCTCGATGGGTTCATGAGCGACCCCCCCACGTGCGGCGCACCGGCGGTCGCCGACCCGAGCAACTTCATCGAGGTCGCGAACGGCGCGAACCTGAACCCCAACATCGACAAGTTCCAGGCGCTCGCCGGGAAGGGCCCTTACCCCGTCGCCATCCTCGACCTCGCGTGCTCCGAGTCGCCCGCGTCGGCGTTCAAGGATCCCGTCACCGGCAAGTGCATCAAGTACCGGGGCACCGACACGAGCGCGAAGATGGTCAAGACCGGTGCGTTGATCGGGTTCGCGAGCGTGATGATCAAGTTCGCGGGTACGATCGCGCAGTACCGGCTCCTCAACGACGGGATGGCACCGCCGGAGAGCGACTGCTACCCGGAGAGCACGAAGCTCATGATCATCAACGTGGAGTGCGGGGAGCCGTCCACGGCCACCGCCGGATGCCAGTGCTTCGGCCTGCTCCCGCCGCCGAGGCTCGTCCACTGA
- a CDS encoding tetratricopeptide repeat protein, which yields MNPARSVAVVSAVLVLSACATARRAGPQGISGVRLAVARDLVDRRQYGDALAAIQAIHETDGRSAQTLTLRSFAYRGQGLTADAEEDLREALRLDRDHAPAHAAIAVLHDEAKRWADGEEHHRRATALDPTNASYLSDWGWALHLQGRTQDALARLQAAIRLDPLPPRYHNNLGFAYARAGDFTRAAQRFAVGGAPAEAKNNLGYAYELAGNLPQAFEAYSEAVRLAPGFSRARANLEEVARKLNRSPPPEGARPEKVPSGRMQ from the coding sequence ATGAACCCGGCACGCTCGGTCGCCGTGGTCTCCGCGGTCCTCGTCCTGTCCGCGTGCGCGACTGCCCGGCGTGCCGGCCCCCAGGGGATCTCAGGCGTCCGCCTGGCGGTCGCGCGCGATCTCGTGGATCGTCGCCAGTACGGCGATGCGCTCGCAGCCATCCAGGCGATCCACGAGACCGATGGCCGATCGGCCCAGACGCTGACGCTGCGGTCTTTCGCGTACCGGGGGCAGGGTCTCACCGCCGACGCCGAGGAGGACCTGCGCGAGGCGCTGCGCCTCGACCGGGACCACGCGCCTGCGCACGCGGCGATCGCGGTCCTTCACGACGAGGCGAAGCGCTGGGCCGACGGCGAGGAGCACCACCGCCGGGCGACGGCGCTCGACCCGACGAATGCTTCCTACCTGAGCGACTGGGGGTGGGCGCTCCATCTCCAGGGCCGCACGCAGGACGCGCTCGCGCGCCTGCAGGCGGCGATCCGGCTCGATCCGCTGCCGCCGCGCTACCACAACAACCTCGGGTTCGCGTATGCGCGCGCGGGGGATTTCACGCGAGCGGCGCAGCGGTTCGCGGTCGGCGGCGCACCCGCCGAGGCGAAGAACAACCTGGGCTACGCGTACGAGCTCGCCGGCAACCTGCCGCAGGCGTTCGAGGCGTACTCGGAGGCGGTGCGGCTCGCCCCCGGGTTCTCCCGCGCGCGCGCAAACCTGGAAGAGGTCGCCCGTAAGCTCAACCGCTCGCCGCCGCCGGAGGGGGCGCGTCCGGAGAAGGTTCCCTCGGGGAGGATGCAATGA
- a CDS encoding alpha/beta fold hydrolase, which produces MPIAHVNGTDLHYRDAGTAHKDVLLLLHAFPLHSGMWLRQIAALEGRWRIVAPDYRGLGQSAPRGEASTMQVLAEDVRALLQHLRIERAAVAGLSMGGYLSLELYRQIPGFFRGLALCDTRAGADTDEGKAGREKFAQTAIERGLEWVADEMIPKLLRPEPDPAVAKEVRDLIRRGTPAGVAAAQRGMAQRPDSTETLAKITCPTLVLVGAEDTLTPPAESEKMAKAIKGAKLVKVKKAGHLANLEATAAFNAALQEFLDGLPA; this is translated from the coding sequence ATGCCCATCGCACACGTGAACGGCACCGACCTGCACTACCGCGACGCCGGCACCGCCCACAAGGACGTGCTGCTCCTCCTGCACGCGTTCCCGCTCCACTCGGGCATGTGGCTGCGGCAGATCGCGGCGCTCGAGGGCCGGTGGCGCATCGTCGCCCCGGACTACCGCGGGCTCGGCCAGTCCGCGCCGCGCGGCGAGGCCTCGACCATGCAGGTGCTCGCCGAGGACGTCCGCGCGCTGCTGCAGCACCTGCGCATCGAGCGTGCCGCCGTCGCCGGCCTGTCGATGGGCGGGTACCTCTCGCTCGAGCTCTACCGCCAGATCCCCGGGTTCTTCCGTGGCCTCGCGCTCTGCGACACGCGCGCCGGGGCGGACACCGACGAGGGGAAGGCCGGGCGGGAGAAGTTCGCGCAGACCGCGATCGAGCGCGGGCTCGAGTGGGTCGCGGACGAGATGATCCCGAAGCTGCTGCGGCCCGAGCCGGATCCGGCGGTGGCGAAGGAGGTCCGCGACCTGATCCGCCGTGGCACCCCCGCGGGCGTGGCCGCCGCGCAGCGCGGGATGGCCCAGCGGCCCGACTCGACCGAGACGCTCGCGAAGATCACCTGCCCGACGCTCGTCCTCGTGGGCGCGGAGGACACGCTCACGCCCCCCGCCGAGTCCGAGAAGATGGCGAAGGCGATCAAGGGCGCGAAGCTCGTGAAGGTGAAGAAGGCGGGGCACCTCGCGAACCTGGAGGCGACCGCGGCCTTCAACGCCGCGCTGCAGGAGTTTCTGGACGGGCTCCCCGCGTAG